A single genomic interval of Cellvibrio sp. PSBB023 harbors:
- a CDS encoding undecaprenyl-diphosphate phosphatase has translation MLLIKAVVMGIVEGVTELLPISSTGHLILAADLMNFLEDEKRTLFEIFIQMGAMLAIVWEYRRKIFGSLCGAVRPGVERNLFINVALAFFPAALIGFLLSDFIMAYLFSPYVVAGGFIVGGFVIIWVEKYAYAPRIQEMDDLSYSDALKVGLCQCLALIPGTSRSGATIIGGMYFGLSRKASTEFSFFLAIPMISAASLYSLWGARDQLAWSDASVLAVGFVTAFIATFVVMRALLKFISKHTYIAFAWYRIAFGVVVLATAYTGVISWAH, from the coding sequence ATGTTGTTGATCAAAGCGGTTGTCATGGGAATAGTGGAAGGCGTTACCGAGCTGCTGCCCATTTCCAGTACCGGTCACTTGATTCTCGCTGCGGATTTGATGAATTTCCTTGAAGATGAAAAGCGCACCCTGTTCGAAATTTTTATCCAAATGGGCGCTATGCTCGCGATTGTGTGGGAGTATCGCCGCAAAATTTTTGGCAGCCTGTGTGGTGCCGTTCGCCCCGGTGTTGAGCGCAATTTGTTTATCAATGTGGCGCTGGCATTTTTTCCGGCGGCGCTGATTGGTTTTTTGCTCAGCGATTTCATCATGGCTTATCTGTTCAGTCCTTATGTCGTTGCCGGTGGTTTTATTGTGGGCGGGTTTGTCATTATTTGGGTGGAAAAATACGCTTACGCCCCTCGCATTCAGGAAATGGATGACTTGAGCTATAGCGATGCCTTGAAGGTGGGCTTGTGCCAATGTCTGGCGTTGATTCCCGGCACCTCGCGCTCGGGTGCAACCATCATCGGCGGCATGTATTTTGGTTTATCGCGCAAGGCTTCTACCGAGTTTTCTTTCTTCCTTGCTATTCCGATGATCTCGGCGGCATCGCTCTACAGTTTGTGGGGCGCGCGCGACCAGTTGGCCTGGTCCGATGCGAGCGTTCTGGCCGTCGGTTTTGTCACCGCGTTTATTGCCACCTTTGTGGTGATGCGCGCCCTGTTAAAATTTATCAGCAAACACACTTACATCGCCTTTGCCTGGTACCGCATCGCGTTTGGCGTAGTGGTGTTGGCAACGGCCTACACGGGGGTGA
- a CDS encoding DUF4136 domain-containing protein — protein sequence MRQLFFRLSTLLFGIGMLVLSGCANVHYANDYKSGTDFTGLKTYSWRAVTVDIGGTDPALLERLADNQLAAQGFVRTQANPDMLLDMQVFARQSKGGNSSIGIGIGMPVGRHGSVGLGTSQLLNKGKQEGVMLIDVTRASDNTLVWRGSAEGIPLIQFSLSAEQKLGATLAQLLGKFPPSSAP from the coding sequence ATGCGCCAACTCTTTTTTCGTTTGAGCACACTGCTATTCGGCATTGGTATGTTGGTGCTTTCCGGCTGTGCCAATGTGCATTACGCCAATGACTATAAATCGGGGACGGACTTTACCGGCCTGAAAACCTACAGCTGGCGCGCTGTCACTGTGGATATAGGCGGAACCGATCCCGCGCTGCTCGAGCGCCTCGCGGACAACCAACTAGCCGCGCAGGGTTTTGTTCGCACACAGGCTAATCCCGATATGCTGCTGGACATGCAAGTATTCGCACGCCAGAGCAAAGGCGGCAACAGTAGTATCGGCATTGGCATTGGCATGCCGGTGGGACGTCATGGCAGTGTTGGCCTGGGCACATCGCAGTTGCTGAACAAGGGTAAACAAGAAGGCGTGATGTTGATTGATGTCACCCGCGCCAGCGACAATACCCTGGTGTGGCGCGGCAGTGCCGAAGGCATTCCGTTGATTCAATTCTCGCTCAGCGCCGAACAAAAGCTGGGCGCCACACTGGCACAGTTACTGGGCAAATTTCCGCCATCCAGCGCGCCTTAA
- a CDS encoding DMT family transporter: MPNSPRLSVEGILLLIGLAIGWGINWPIMKFIISEIPPLTFRAFCLFFGGLGILALARASGLSLAMPVGYVKKILWVCLLNIVAWNVMATYGLSLLPAGRSALLGYTMPIWTVLLSVWVLHDRFTLRIGIALLLGIGGIAALMGESLIAWFSGPFNQQLLVGALLMIAAAWFWGAGTVLMKRWQIPLNTVVLTGWLLLLASLPIMIAAALVDGAMQQMPSTLALWGVVYNVFFAFMFCYWAWVRLVSLVPVSVSSLSSLITPLIGVISSIYLLGEQPGWPEISATILILGAVAVVNFGGTKASKSPAKADPTL, encoded by the coding sequence ATGCCCAACTCTCCGCGCCTTTCTGTTGAAGGCATTTTATTGTTAATCGGTCTGGCCATTGGCTGGGGCATTAACTGGCCCATCATGAAATTCATCATCAGCGAAATTCCACCGCTGACCTTTCGCGCCTTTTGTTTGTTTTTTGGTGGGCTGGGCATTCTTGCACTGGCGCGCGCCTCCGGCTTATCGCTTGCCATGCCGGTGGGCTATGTCAAAAAAATCCTCTGGGTGTGCCTGCTCAATATAGTGGCCTGGAATGTGATGGCTACCTATGGGCTAAGTCTGCTGCCCGCCGGTCGCTCAGCACTGCTGGGTTACACCATGCCGATCTGGACGGTGCTGTTATCGGTCTGGGTGTTGCACGACCGCTTTACCCTGCGCATTGGTATCGCGTTGTTGCTGGGTATTGGGGGAATTGCGGCACTGATGGGCGAATCATTGATCGCCTGGTTTAGCGGCCCCTTCAATCAGCAATTATTGGTAGGCGCACTACTGATGATCGCCGCCGCCTGGTTCTGGGGCGCTGGCACTGTGCTGATGAAACGCTGGCAGATTCCGCTGAACACTGTAGTCCTGACCGGTTGGTTGCTGCTGCTGGCTAGCCTGCCGATTATGATCGCCGCCGCTCTGGTCGATGGCGCCATGCAGCAAATGCCATCCACCCTCGCGCTCTGGGGCGTGGTGTACAACGTGTTTTTTGCCTTTATGTTTTGCTATTGGGCTTGGGTGCGGCTGGTTAGCCTGGTGCCGGTCAGCGTCTCGTCCCTGTCATCGCTCATAACACCACTGATTGGTGTTATCTCCAGTATCTACTTGCTGGGCGAGCAGCCGGGCTGGCCGGAGATCAGCGCAACCATCCTGATTTTGGGCGCCGTCGCGGTGGTCAATTTTGGGGGGACAAAAGCGAGCAAATCACCGGCAAAGGCCGATCCAACCCTATAA
- the sfsA gene encoding DNA/RNA nuclease SfsA, whose translation MLHLYPALLRKRYKRFLADVGLPDGSEITLHCPNTGSMKNCLLPDSPCWYSVSDSKTRKYPQTLEVVSTPGGHLAGINTARTNELVEAALRAGVIGELQGYAILKREVVYGEEKSRIDFLLTGHPQDVRACYLEVKNVTLMEAEGQGYFPDAVSERGSKHLRELMLMVAQGHRAVLLFCVQHTGIQQVSPADHIDPAYGATLRAAIAAGVEVIAYAAQIKPAQHLIGLDRPLPVICSLLSPQN comes from the coding sequence ATGCTTCATTTATATCCCGCGCTGTTGCGCAAACGCTATAAACGTTTTCTTGCCGATGTAGGCCTGCCTGACGGCAGTGAAATTACCCTGCATTGCCCCAATACCGGTTCGATGAAAAATTGCCTGCTGCCCGATAGCCCCTGCTGGTATTCGGTGTCTGACAGTAAAACCCGCAAATACCCGCAGACCTTGGAAGTAGTGTCCACCCCCGGAGGCCATCTGGCCGGCATCAATACGGCGCGCACGAATGAACTTGTTGAGGCGGCGTTGCGCGCAGGAGTGATCGGCGAGTTGCAGGGCTACGCCATCCTCAAGCGCGAGGTGGTGTACGGTGAGGAAAAATCACGCATCGACTTTCTATTGACCGGCCACCCGCAGGATGTGCGTGCCTGTTATCTTGAAGTGAAAAACGTCACCCTGATGGAAGCGGAGGGGCAGGGTTATTTCCCCGATGCAGTGAGTGAACGCGGCAGCAAGCATTTGCGTGAGTTAATGTTGATGGTGGCACAAGGGCACAGGGCGGTGCTGTTGTTCTGTGTGCAGCATACGGGAATTCAGCAGGTGAGCCCGGCCGATCATATCGACCCGGCTTACGGCGCGACCTTACGCGCCGCAATAGCTGCCGGGGTAGAGGTCATCGCCTATGCGGCGCAGATTAAACCGGCGCAGCACCTTATAGGGTTGGATCGGCCTTTGCCGGTGATTTGCTCGCTTTTGTCCCCCCAAAATTGA